The window GAAGCCAATGCGGTGGTCGAGGTCGGCGGCGTGCGCACGCTGTTCCGCATGCCCGACCTGCTCTCCATCGGCCTCGGCGGCGGCAGCCATGTCGAGGGCACGCCGATCCGCGTCGGTCCGCTCAGTGTCGGCTACCGGCTGACATCCGAGGCGCTGGTGTTCGGTGGCACGCGCGTCACCGCAACCGACATCGCGGTGGCCGCCGGCCTTGTCGATGTCGGTGACCGGTCACGCGTGGCTTCCCTGCCCGGCACACTGATCGACGCGGCGCTCGCCGACGCCAAGCGCAAGCTCGAGGAGACCATCGACCGCATGAAGACGGAGGCCGGAGACGTGCCGCTGCTCGCGGTCGGCGGCGGCGCCTTCCTGGTGCCCGAGCGCCTGCCTGGCGTGTCCGAGATCGTGCGCGTGCCGCACGGCGACTGCGCCAATGCGGTCGGGGCCGCCATCGCCCAGGTCAGCGGCGAAGCCGACCAGGTGTTCCGCGAGCTCTCCCGCAACGAGGCGATCGCCGCAGCGCGCAGCATTGCCGAGGATCGCGCGGTTCAGGCCGGTGCCGCGCGTGTCAGCCTCAAGACCATCGATGTCGAAGACATGCCGATCGCCTACCTGCCCGGCAACGCGCTGCGGGTGCGGGTCAGGGTCGCCGGCGCCATCGCCGAACCGGCGCTGGTTTGAGCGCCGCCTTGTTTTCGTCGTTCAACTGCGCGACACAGCGAGCATGAGCAAAGCCCGCTTCGCGCTCCCTCTTGTCCTGCTCGCGTCGTCGTCGCTGGCTTATGCCGGTGACAGCGCCATCGGCAATGCGCGCCCCGCCACCCAGGCACAGCCGGCACGGTCAGCCCCTCTCAAGGCGACATCAAAAGCGAATCCCTGTTCGGAGTTTGGTCCCGGCTTCGCTGCAGTCGAAGGCTCATCCAGCTGCGTACGCGTCGGCGGCGGCCTTCAGATCGGCACCTCATCAAGCATAAATAATTGATTTTATTTAAGTAAAAAATACTTAAAACTCGACATTCATCCCTTGAATTAATTGGTGCGGTGCACCATATACCAGACCTAGGGATTCGAGACGTCCTCACGGGCAACCATGAGGAGAATTGTTATGAGCGATGTTGCAACACTCCGATCGACGTCGGGGACGGGCTTCATCCGGACGTTGAAGGCCAATGAACAGCACCTGTTGCGCGACCACCTGTTGCGCCTGGAGCCGGCCAGCCGCCGCGACCGTTTCAACGGCGGCATCAGCGAAGAATTTCTGAAGACCTACGCCGCACGCTGCTTCGAGGACGGCACGATCGTGATCGCCTACATCCAGGATGGTGTGGTGCGAGGCGCGGCAGAACTGCATGCGCCCGAGCGTTCGGCCGATGCGGTTCCCGAAATCGCCTTCAGCGTCGAAAGCCGCGTCCGCCGCCAAGGCGTCGGTAGCGCGCTGTTCGAACAGTTGCTGCAGGAGGCCGAGCGCAAGGGTTATGCAAGCCTGCGGATCACCACCGGCGGCCAGAACGAGCCGATGAAGGCGCTGGCGCAGAAGTTCGGCGCCCACCTAACGTTCCGCCGCGGCGAAGCGACCGGCACGATCGACCTGAAGCGCAGCAACCCGAAGGCCACGAATGTTGTTCCGTTCAAGCCTGCTGCACCGAAGCTGCCGGCGGCTTGGCGCGGCAGCGCCGGCACCAATGTGTTCCTCGCTACCGACCTGATGCGGGAGATGTTCCGCAGCAGCCAGGCGATGTGGGGCGCGGTGTTCAAGTACTACAGCGATCTGCTGAGCGGACGCCAACGGCTCGGGATGCGTTGATCGCGCCCCTCCCGGCGATTTCCGGAAATTCTCAGGATGATCGGCCGGCCCTGAGGGCCGGCCGTTCTTTTATTGACGGCCCAAACGTCTTTGAAAAGCCGCCCTTGGCTCCGATCCTCCGCCCGATATGATCCCGAATGGTGGGCCAGCGCCTGCCAGGATCCGGAGCCCTCCATGAGCCTTGTCGACGATCCTGCCGACGTGCTTGCCGAAATTCAGAAGACGCCGGCTGCGCGGACGCCGCTGGTCCCGCCGCGCCCGCCTCTCGCGCCGCAGACCATGTCGACCTTGCGCCGCCTGACCACGATGCGCACCAATGGCATCGCCACCTGGAGCGAGCGCGCCTACCAGGAGGATATGCTGCAGGGCAGCTTTTTTGGCCGCAGCAGCTTCACCCTCAACAGTCCCGCCTGGATCCGCCACGTCCTGATCGACAACTACGAGAACTACCGCAGAACTCCGGCCGGCATTCGGGTGCTGCAGCCAATGCTCGGCGAAGGGCTGCTGCTGGCGGAAGGCAAGACCTGGAAGCACCAAAGGCGCACGCTGGCGCCGGCGTTCACGCCGCGCGCGGTCAACACGCTGGTGCCGCACATGCTCGACGTCACCAATGAAACGATCCAGGAATTGGCCGGCCAGCAGGGCCAGCCGATCGACCTGCGCGAAGCGATGCAGCGCATGACGCTGGAGATCGCCGGGCGCACCATGTTCTCATTCGGCATGACCGAGCACGGCACCGCGCTGCGCAATTTCGTGATCGAATATTCCGCCAATCTCGCCCGCCCACGTCTGTTCGACCTGCTGCTGCCGTTGGGCTGGCCGACCTTCCAGGACATTCAGCGCCGGTTCTTCCGTCGCCGCTGGACGTCCTTCGTACGCAAGCTGATCGTCGAGCGCCGCGCCACGGCCAAACCAGACGCCGCCCCGCGCGATCTGTTCGACCTGATGGTCGGGGCAAGCGACCCGGAAACCGGCCAGGCATTCTCCGACGATAACCTGATCGATCAGGTCGCAACCATGATTCTCGCCGGCCACGAAACCACGGCCACCGCGCTGTTCTGGTCGCTGTATCTGCTGGCGCAGGATCCCGCGTCACAGGACGAGGTGGCGCGCGAAGCCCGCGCCGCACGTACGGCCGGCGGCGAGCCTGAGATCGAACAGCTCAAATTCACCCGCGCCGTGCTGGACGAAACCATGCGGCTCTATCCTCCGGCCTACCTGATCGCGCGGTCCGCGTCTGGACCGGACGTGATCGACGGCAAGGCGGTGAAGAAAGGCGACGCCATTTTTATCGCGCCATGGCTGCTGCATCGTCATCAAAAGCTGTGGGACAATCCCGACGCATTCATCCCGCAGCGCTTTCTGTCCGGCACGGCACCGGATCGCTTTGCCTACCTGCCGTTCGGCGTCGGTCCGCGGGTGTGCATCGGAGCGCATTTTGCGCTGGTGGAATCCACGCTGGCGCTGGCCAAGATCGTCGGCCAGTTCCGCATTGAACTGCTGAGCACGCAACCGGTGATGCCGGTCGGCGTGGTGACCACGCAGCCCGACTACTCACCGATGTTCAGCACCACCCAACGCTGACTTCGCGATCCGGCGCGCTCGGTCGAAGCCGGATCACTCCGGCTTCTCCTTGATTTTCTTGGCGACGCGCAGCGCCTTGTTGAGAGCTATCACGCGCTTGCGCTCGGCCTGGCGGGCGACGCGATCATCCTTGCGATCAACGTGCGCCAGTTCTCGCTGCAGTTTCTGGAAACTTTGCCAGCGGTCGACCGCTAGGGCGCCGGATTCCAGGGCTTCGCGGACGGCACATCCCGGTTCGTTGCCGTGACCGCAGTCGCGGAAGCGGCAGCCCTGCGCCAGGGTCTCGATATCGTCAAAGGCGGCGTCGAGCCCCTCGTCAGCATCCAGCAGGCCCAGTTCGCGCATGCCCGGCGTATCGAGGATCAGCGTGCCGCCCGGCAGCAGCACGAGTTCGCGATGACTGGTGGTGTGGCGGCCGCGCGCATCACCCTCGCGGATTGCTGACGTCGCCATGCGATCGACACCGGCCAGCGCATTCACCAGTGTGGATTTGCCGGCCCCTGACGAACCGACCAGTACACAGGTTTCGCCCGGTCTCAGATAGGTGGCCAGAACCGACATCCCCTCCCCGGTTTTCGCTGACACCGCGAGTACTGGTGAGCCGAAGGCGACAGCATCAGCCTGGGCGACGAACACGGCGGCGTCCTCGGACAGATCTGCCTTGGTCAGGACGACAACCGGCTGCGCCCCACTCTGCCAGGCAGCGGCGAGATAGCGTTCGAGCCGGCGCACGTTGAAGTCCGCATTCATCGACGCAACCAGGAACGCGATGTCGATGTTGGCGGCGATGACCTGGACGGTCTGGACCCTGTCCGCGGCCTTGCGCATGAAGGTCGAACGTCGTGGCAGAACCGCATGGATGGTCGCCGCAGCCTCGGCGAAGCGCGGCGCGACAGCCACCCAGTCGCCGACCACCGGGTAGTCACCATCCTGCGCCTCGCGAACGAAGTGCCCAGAGAGCTGGGCGCGAAGTTCGCCCTGGTCGGTGACGATGGTGTACAGGCCACGCTGCTGGACAGTCACACGTCCAGGCACGTAGCCCTGCGCCGCGTGCGGCGCGAAGGTCTGATTGAGCTGGTCGGACCAGCCATATTGTTTGATCAAGGGAGTGATCCTTCAGGTCGGAATTGGCGTGTTCCGCCGCCGACATGAAGGCCGCGCCATCAAACGCGCACAAGCCTAGTCGGCGACGCCTCGAAGGGCGGCGCGAGCAAGATCTGTCATTTTGCGGCCCTCCTGGGTTGCCGATCCGCTGGGATCAGTGGGGAAGCGATGACGTCGTATCTGCCCGGCAATCATGTCAAAGCCGTGGCACATGGACCGTCGACGCGTTGCACCATTTGAACGCACGCGCCGCCGGGTTCGATCGTTAGGCCTTCTCCACCCCGCACCAGTCGGCCACGAACAGCGCAATCGCCCGCGTCGTCTTCTTCAGCGACTCCAGTTCGACGCATTCGTCAAAGCCGTGCATGCGCTGCGCCTTCGCGCCGAAGCACAGGCAGGGAATGCCCTGGTGCGCGTAATAGCGGGTGTCGGTGATGGCGGTGAAGCTCCATTCCTCCAGCCGTCCGCCATACACCGTCTCATAGGACTGGCGCAGCACGCTTTCCGCGTCCGCCGCGTCGGTGAGTTCGAACCCCTCCGACATGAAACCGGACCATTCGACCTGCGGCGGGTTGTTAGCGAGGAACGGATGCTGGCGCGCCGCCGCCTCGACACAGGCGACGATCTCCTTCTGGCAATCGGCGAGCTTCCAACCGGGAAGGATCGCGATCCGGCAGTCCACGTCGCACCAGGCCGGCACGCTGGAGGCCCAATCACCGCCTTTGATGATACCGGGGTTGAAATTGAGCGGATGGTGGACATCCTTGAAATGGCGGTGGCCGACGGCCCGCGCGTTCCACTCCGCCTCGAGGCCTTCCAGCGCCGCGATCAGGTAGGTCGCCGCCTTGATGGCGTTTGCCCCCACACCCGCCTCGAACACATGAGCTGGGCGCCCCCTCACCTTGATGCGAAACCAGATCACCCCGACCTGCGCCCGCACCAGATGACCGTCGGTCGGCTCCGGAATCAGGCAGGCGTCGGCGCGATAGCCGCGCTGGACGGTCGAGAGCGCACCAAGCCCGGTGCTCTCCTCCTCGATCACCGACTGCAGATGGATGCGCGCCGTGGGCTTGAGGCCGGCATGGCGGATCGCATCCAGCGCGTACAGCGCGGCGATGGTGCCGGACTTCATGTCGCCGGCTCCACGGCCATACAGCCAGCCGTCCCTGATCTCGGGCGTGAATGGCGGCGAGGTCCACATGTCGAGCGGGCCGGCCGGCACCACGTCGCAATGTCCCTGCAGAATCAGCGAGTGGCCCGCTTTCTGTCCCTGGGCCGCCTGCGGCCGATAGGTCCCGACCACGGTGCGGGCCCTGGAGAAATCGGTCTCGACCGGACCATAGTCGCGCAAATCCTTGAGGTCGTTGATGTCGATTTGCCAGTCGTCGACCTCGTAGCCACGTGTCCGCAGCAGGTCGCCGAACATATCCTGGCACGGCGCCTCGGCGCCACGCGTGCTGGGGATGGACGAGAATTTGATCGTGGTTGCGATCTGGTCGTCGAAATGGGCCTCGACAGCGTCGAGGATCCGACGCTGCTCATCTGCGGTGGTCATGGCGGGATCAGATTCCTTCAAACAGTGCCGTCGACAGATAGCGCTCCGCGAACGACGGCACGATCGCCAGGATCACCTTGCCGGCGGCTTCTGGCCGTTTGCCGATTTCGATCGCAGCGGCAATCGCCGCCCCCGACGAGATACCGCCGGGAATGCCCTCGTTGCGCGCCAGCGCCCGCGACGTCTCCAGCGCAGTGGCGCTGTTGACCTTGACGATCTCGTCGATCACGGAGCGATCAAGGATGTCGGGCACGAAGCCGGCGCCGATGCCCTGGATCTTGTGCGGGGTGTGCTGGCCACCGGATAGCACCGGGCTTTCCTCCGGCTCCACCGCCACGATCCGCAGCGACGGCTTGCGCGGCTTGAGGACTTGGCCAACGCCGGTGATGGTGCCGCCGGTGCCAACGCCGGCAACGAAGTAGTCGATGTTGCCACCGGTGTCGTTCCAGATCTCCTCCGCCGTGGTGCGGCGATGCACCTCGGGATTGGCCAGGTTCTTGAACTGCTGCGGCATCACCGCATTCGGCGTGGTCTGCAGCAGCTCCTCGGCCTTGGCGATAGCCCCCTTCATGCCCTGGGCCGGCGGCGTCAGCACGATTTCCGCGCCCAGGAAGGCCAGCATCTTGCGCCGTTCGATCGACATCGATTCCGGCATCACCAGCTTCAGCCGGTAGCCCTTCGCCGCTGCAACGAAAGCCAGCGCGATCCCGGTGTTGCCCGAGGTCGGCTCGATCAGCACGGTGTCCGGCTTGATGATTCCGGACTTTTCCATCGCCGTGATCATGGCGGAGCCGATGCGGTCCTTTACGCTGGCGGCCGGATTGAAATATTCCAGCTTGGCGAGAATGGTCGCTTTCACCCCATGCTGCTGCGGCAATTTATTCAGCCGCACCGCCGGTGTGTCGCCAAATGCATCGCTGATGCTGTCATAGACACGGCCCCGGCCCGGGGTATGCGAGGTTTTCGGGGTCGTTTCCATGAGCATGTCTCCGAAGTCTTTTGAATTGCAGAGGTCTTTGAGGACGGCTGACTTGCATCAGTTAGAGCATCTTTTTTGACAAAGTGGAATCCGGCTGGCTCACCGAAACCTCACGGAGCGATGAAAACCAGCCCCGTTCGGCGCGCGACAAAGTGCAGCAAGCTATTGCAGCGCAAAACAGATTTCTTGAAACCTACGTATTTGTGTTGCGACATCGTCAAGGATTTCTGTGTAAGATGATCCCAAGCTCAGATCATGAGGGAGACCCACGATGCCAGCGATTGCTGAGATCATGTCGTCTAGCTCGCCGCGCCCTGCTTCAAATACCCCAGCGCCGCGCGGGCGCGATCTGCCGACTTGCGCGGTCTGCTCGGATTCCATGATCGCCGCTGAGGCCTCGGCCTTCCTTTCGGAAGATACCGTCAGTTATCTCTGGACCTGCGAGACCTGCGGTTATGGCTTTGTGACAAAGCACGCGCTGTCACAGTTCGTTTGCAACTAAGCGACCGAAACCAGTAACGAAAAATTTGCCGAATTATTTCGCCCGTGTGCTCTCTGGCCACGGACTGATGCGCTTTACGCATCTTGTTTTGATCGCTCGGCGCAAAAACACCTCAGCGCGGAGCGATATCCCCCCGGGCCCAATCAGCGCTCGTGCGTTCGGCAAACGCCGCAAAACGCCCCTGCGCGATCGCATCCCTCATGCCGGCGATGAGACTCTGGTAGTAAGCAATATTGATTTCCGAGAGCAGCATTGCCCCCAGCGTCTCGCCCGACTTCACCAGATGATGCAGGTACGCGCGCGAGTAAGTGCGCGCAGGCGCCCAGGGGCTTTCCTCGTCCAGCGGGCGCGGATCGTCGGCATGCCGTGCATTGCGCAGGTTGACGCTGCCGAACCGCGTGAACGCCACGCCATGGCGGCCGTTGCGGGTCGGCATCACGCAGTCGAACATGTCGATGCCGCGGGCCACGGCCTGCAGGATATCGTCGGGAGTACCGACCCCCATCAGATAGCGCGGGCGATCATCGGGCAGCAGAGGCACCGTCGCCTCGATCATAGCCAGCATCACCTCCTGCGGCTCGCCGACTGCGAGGCCGCCGATCGCGTAGCCATGGAAATCCATCCCGACCAGCGCCTGGGCACTGATCCGGCGCAGCTCCGGCACATCGCCGCCCTGCACGATACCGAACAGCATGCGGCCGGCCGGCGAGCCCTCGAACGCCCGCTTGCAGCGCTCCGCCCAACGGATCGACAGCTGCATGGCCCGGTCGATGTCGCTGCGCTCGGCCGGCAGCCGCACGCATTCATCAAGCTGCATGGCGATGTCGGAGCCGAACAGTCCCTGCACCTCGATGGCCCGTTCCGGCGTGAGCTCGATCTTGGCGCCATCGATGTGAGAGCGGAACGTGACGCCGCGCTCGTCGATCTTGCGCAACTGCGCCAACGACATCACCTGGAAGCCACCGGAATCGGTCAGCATCGGGCCACCCCAGCCGGTGAATTTTTGCAGGCCCCCCAGTGCGGCGATGCGCTCGGCGCTCGGCCGCAGCATCAAATGGTAGGTGTTGCCGAGCACGATGTCGGCGCCGGCGTCGCGCACGTCGCGCCAGTGCACGCCTTTCATCGCCCCTTGAGTGCCGACCGGCATGAAAGCGGGCGTGCGCACGTCGCCATGCGGCGTGGCAAGTATCCCGGTGCGCGCCGCGCCGTCGCGACCCAGCAGCGTGAAATGATTGGGGACTGTCATGGGTTGCGCTTATCGTCGATTGCAGGCCGAAACAACAGCGACGCGTCGCCGTAGGAATAGAACCGGTAGCCTTCCGCGATGGCGTGGGCATACGCCTGCTTCATGGTGTCGAGGCCGCAGAACGCCGACACCAGCATGAAAAGGGTCGAGCGCGGCAGGTGGAAATTCGTCATCAAGACGTCGACTGCCCGAAAGCGGTAGCCGGGAGTGATGAAGATCGCGGTGTCGTCCGCGAACGGCGCAATGCGACCGTCTTCGGTCGCGGCACTCTCCAGCAGCCGCAGCGACGTGGTGCCAACAGCCACAACGCGTCCGCCGGCGGCACGCGCCGCATTGAGCGCATCGGCGGTGTCGCGCGAAATCGTGCCCCACTCCGCATGCATGCGGTGTTCGGCGGTGTCGTCCACCTTCACCGGCAGGAAGGTGCCGGCGCCGACATGCAGCGTGATCCGGTGCAGCCCGACGCCGCGCACGCGCAACGCCGCCTCGAGCGCGGGCGTGAAATGCAGACCCGCGGTCGGAGCCGCGACGGCGCCTTCGTTCGCGGCAAACATGGTCTGGTAGTCGGCGGCATCGCGATCATCGGGCGTGCGTTTGGAGGCAATATAGGGCGGCAGCGGCGGCGCGCCGAGGTCCGCGATGGCCTGGTCCAGGGTCGGCCCATGGAAGGCGAACGACAGCGTGATCTCGCCGGCGTCGCCCTTGTGTTCGACGGTGGCATCGAGATTGCCGAGCAGGCACACCCGCCCCTCATTGCCGAACCGGACGAGATCGCCCTGCTGCAGCTTCTTGGCGGGCTTGACCAGTGCCTGCCAGCGCGAACCGTCGAGACGCTTGATCAGTGTGGCGTCGATCCGGGCCTCGGCGTCGCGGCCGACGCGGCGGCCGGTGAGCTGGGCGGCGATGACCTTGGTATCGTTGACCACGAGCTGGTCGCCCGGACGCAGATTATCCGGCAAATCGCGAACGATACGATCCGCGAGGGCTCCATCGGCGCCGACCACCAGCAAACGCGCGGCATCGCGCGGGCTTGCTGGCCGCAGCGCGATATTGTCAGCCGGGAGGTCGAAATCGAACAGCTCAGTACGCATGGTGCTCAAAGCTCGATGGCCGGGACATGAATATGCCCGGCCATCAGGTCTTCACAGACTATCGCCTGGATCAGGCGGCGTCAGCCGCCATGTGCGCCTTGACGATCTTGTCCGGGTTCTGCACCGGCTCGCCGCGCTTGATCTTGTCGACGTTTTCCATGCCGGACGTGACCTTGCCCCAGACGGTGTACTGGTTGTCGAGGAAACGCGCATCGTCGAAGCAGATGAAGAACTGGCTGTCGCCGGAGTCCGGATTGGCCGCGCGGGCCATCGATGTGGTGCCGCGCACATGCGGCTCCTTGTTGAACTCGGCCTTCAGCTTCTTGCCCGAGCCGCCGGTGCCGGTGCCCTGCGGACAACCGGTCTGCGCCATGAAGCCCTCGATGACACGATGGAACACGATGCCGTCGTAGAAGCCTTCCCGCACCAGTTCCTTGATGCGCGCGACATGGCCGGGCGCAAGGTCGGGACGCATCTCGATGGTCACGGGGCCCTGGGTGGTCTCCAAAATCAAAGTGTTCTCGTTGTCTGCCATGATCTCTTCTCTGTTGATTTGGTTCGTCTTGCGTCAAATCTGAACCGTACCGGGCGACCGGCAACGGCATTTCCAAGTCCATCGGTAAATGGCATCGGCGTGCAACGTTGCAATGCCTCGGCCACCGCAGTGCGGTAAAGGAGCCGGTCCTCGTCCGAGGCGTATTCCGACTCGTAGGTGATCTTGGGTTGTCCCAGGATTTCGCCGTTCCGCTTGAAGGTCACCAGCACCGCGATCTGCATGCCGGGGTTATTCAGTTGCAGCTCAGGCGACCTCCAGCAAGCTCCCAGCCGCGCAAACAGTTCCTGCAGCGTGTTGATCTTTGCATCATCCGCAACGGCCGGGGCGTCCCATAACACCGTCGCGGCGATGAGTGACACGGCAAAGAGAAACATCAGTCTCTGTTGCCGCGCCATGGTCGTCACTTGATGTCGGAGGCGACCTGAACCTTCACCATCTTGTCCGGATCCGGCACCGGCTCGCCGCGCTTCAGTTTGTCCACGACCTCCATGCCGGACACGACTTCACCGGCCACGGTGTACTTGCCGTTCAGGAACGAGCCGTCCGCGTACATGATGAAGAACTGCGAGTTTGCGGAATCCGGCGAACTCGCGCGAGCCATGCCGACAATGCCCCGCTTGAACGGCACATTGGAAAACTCGGCCTTGAGGTCCGGGTACTTCGAGCCGCCGGTGCCGTTGAAATTCTTGCCGTCGCCGGTCTGTGCCATGAAGCCGTCGATCACGCGATGGAACGGCACGTTGTTGTAGTAGCCCTCGCGCGCCAGGGTCTTGATGCGCTCGGCGTGCTGCGGCGCGAGGTCGGTCCGCAGCTTGATCACGATGCGGCCCTTGGTGGTGTCGATCACGATCGCATTCGCCTTGTCGAGATTGGCGGGCAGCGATTGGGCGAGCGCGGGCGCCGCACAGACCAGCGCGGCGAGAACGGCAAGAATTCGGATCATAAGAACTCCAATTGACGGAACAGGTGTGGATCGTGTCCGGACAGAAAGGCCGGCCCGACTCGTTCGTTAGTGGCCGAATTTGGCCTTCAGGCGTGACGCGACGATGGCTGGAACGAAATGGGATACGTCCCCGCCCATCCCGGCGATCTGACGCACCAGTGTGGCGGTGATCGGGCGCACCATGGGAGAAGCCGGAAGAAACACGGTCTGGACGTCCGGGGCCATGGTTTCGTTCATGCCCGCGATCTGCATTTCGAAATCCATATCCGTGCCGTCCCGGAGCCCTCGAATCAGGATCGTCGCCCCAACCCGCCTAGCAGCCGTGATGGTCAGGTCATCGAAGGTGATGCAATCCATCGTACAGCCGGCCTTGGCGGCGATCGGGGCAAACACCTCCTGGATCATCTCCAGGCGCTCCTCGGTCGTAAACAGCGGCTTTTTGCCGGGGTTGATGCCGATCGCGACCACAATGCGGTCGACCAGGCTGACGGTTTGTCGGACCACGTCGAGGTGGCCGTTGGTGACAGGGTCGAAAGACCCGGCATAAAGGGCAATACGCGGCATTCCCCCCTCTACCCCGCCCCGGCAGGACCCGCAAGCGGCCCTGGTTCCATCGACCGGGGTCTTTTATTTCCGGCCCGGGATCGAACCCGTTCGGCTCTCAAGGCGTCTTATCTGCAAGGCGGGCGGCACGGGGCAACAACGGCGAAATCACTGCTTTTTCGGGCGTTTGTTTCATCCCATCAGGCGCCACGAAACAATTCCGCGTTGCGACGAAACCATTTTCCGCAGCGACGCAGACCGGCTGAAACGGTGGCCGGCTACAACGCTACCAACGACGAACCGGGCCGGATGGGGCCTCGGCAGCATAACAGGGGACTTCCATGATCAAGGCGCTCTCGGCGATCACCATCGCGGCTTTCATCGCGGCCGCTCTCACCGTTCTGCCGGGCTTCGCACCCCAGGTGGAAGCAAGTGTCCCTGTGGCCATGGCCAAGGGCGACCGGCTCGACATCCGCCCGGTGGGTCGTGGGTGCTCCGAGCAGGCCTGGCCGAATTTCGAGAATTCCTGCCTGCGCAAGGCCGGCTCCAAGGCCACCGTGAAGGTCGAGGCCCGCGTCGTCACCGCCGAGCGGATCGTCGCTCGCTAAACGACCGCAAGCCTCCAGTTTCGTAGACCACCGCCAAGTTTATCCACCTCCGAAATTTTGTAGACCCCCCCCCCCAAGTAAAAAGCCGCTCGTGTGCCCGCGAGCGGCTTTTTGATTCTAATAAATATTTGTTTCAGCAAGCCCGATAAGTATCAGGCTCCGTTTCCATTTTCCTCATCGGTCTCAGTCAGATGTTCGACCGAGACGACGTGTTCATCCTCGGCGGTGTCGAACACGATCACCCCCTGGGTGGAGCGGCCGGCGACGCGGATGCCCTCGACCGGGCAGCGGATCAGCTGGCCGGCGTCGGTCACCAGCATGATCTGGTCGCTGTGCTCCACCGGGAATGAGGCCACCAGCTTGCCATTGCGGTTGTTGACCGACATGGCGACGATGCCTTTGCCGCCCCGCCCGGTGGTCCGGTACTCGTAGGACGAGGTGCGCTTGCCGTAGCCGTTGACCGACACCGTCAGCACCACCTGCTCCTGCGCCGACATCTCGACATAACGCTCGGAACTCAGCTGGATTGCTCCCGAGGCCTCCTCACCGTCGGCCTCCACCGGCTCCTCGGCGCCGGCATCGCCTGAGACCGCGCGCCGCATCTTCAGATACGCCGAACGCTCCTCGGACGTCGCCTCGACATGGCGCAGAATCGACAGCGAAATCACCGTGTCGCCGTCCGCCAGCGCGATGCCGCGCACCCCCATCGAGGTGCGCCCCGTGAACACGCGCACGTCGGTCACCGGGAACCGGATGCACTGGCCGCCGGCGCCTGTCAGCAGCACGTCGTCGTGCTCGGTGCAAATCTGCACGTCGACGATGGCCTCGCCCTCGTCCAGCTTCATGGCAATGATGCCGGAACGGCGGACGTCGACGAAGTCCGAGAGCTTGTTGCGCCGGACGTTGCCGCCGGTGGTCGCGAACATCACGTCCAGATTGGCCCAGGAGGATTCATCCTCCGGCAGCGGCATGATGGTGGTGATGCGCTCGCCCTGCTCCAGCGGCAGGATGTTGATCAGCGCCTTGCCGCGGGCGTTGGGTGCCGCCATCGGCAGCCGCCAGACCTTCTCCTTGTAGACTTGGCCGCGCGAGGAGAAGAATAGCACCGGGGTGTGGGTCGAAGCGACGAACAGCCGGCTGACGAAATCCTCGTCGCGGGTCTGCATGCCCGAACGGCCCTTGCCGCCGCGCTTCTGCGCCCGATAGGCCGAGAGCGGCACCCGCTTGACATAACCGTGGTGCGACACCGTCACCACCATGTCTTCGCGCTGGATCAGGTCTTCGTCCTCGACCTCGCCTTCCTGATCGACGATCACGGTGCGGCGCGGCGTTGCGAA is drawn from Bradyrhizobium prioriisuperbiae and contains these coding sequences:
- a CDS encoding GNAT family N-acetyltransferase; the protein is MSDVATLRSTSGTGFIRTLKANEQHLLRDHLLRLEPASRRDRFNGGISEEFLKTYAARCFEDGTIVIAYIQDGVVRGAAELHAPERSADAVPEIAFSVESRVRRQGVGSALFEQLLQEAERKGYASLRITTGGQNEPMKALAQKFGAHLTFRRGEATGTIDLKRSNPKATNVVPFKPAAPKLPAAWRGSAGTNVFLATDLMREMFRSSQAMWGAVFKYYSDLLSGRQRLGMR
- the rsgA gene encoding ribosome small subunit-dependent GTPase A, whose product is MIKQYGWSDQLNQTFAPHAAQGYVPGRVTVQQRGLYTIVTDQGELRAQLSGHFVREAQDGDYPVVGDWVAVAPRFAEAAATIHAVLPRRSTFMRKAADRVQTVQVIAANIDIAFLVASMNADFNVRRLERYLAAAWQSGAQPVVVLTKADLSEDAAVFVAQADAVAFGSPVLAVSAKTGEGMSVLATYLRPGETCVLVGSSGAGKSTLVNALAGVDRMATSAIREGDARGRHTTSHRELVLLPGGTLILDTPGMRELGLLDADEGLDAAFDDIETLAQGCRFRDCGHGNEPGCAVREALESGALAVDRWQSFQKLQRELAHVDRKDDRVARQAERKRVIALNKALRVAKKIKEKPE
- the cysK gene encoding cysteine synthase A — protein: METTPKTSHTPGRGRVYDSISDAFGDTPAVRLNKLPQQHGVKATILAKLEYFNPAASVKDRIGSAMITAMEKSGIIKPDTVLIEPTSGNTGIALAFVAAAKGYRLKLVMPESMSIERRKMLAFLGAEIVLTPPAQGMKGAIAKAEELLQTTPNAVMPQQFKNLANPEVHRRTTAEEIWNDTGGNIDYFVAGVGTGGTITGVGQVLKPRKPSLRIVAVEPEESPVLSGGQHTPHKIQGIGAGFVPDILDRSVIDEIVKVNSATALETSRALARNEGIPGGISSGAAIAAAIEIGKRPEAAGKVILAIVPSFAERYLSTALFEGI
- a CDS encoding ArgE/DapE family deacylase, with the translated sequence MTTADEQRRILDAVEAHFDDQIATTIKFSSIPSTRGAEAPCQDMFGDLLRTRGYEVDDWQIDINDLKDLRDYGPVETDFSRARTVVGTYRPQAAQGQKAGHSLILQGHCDVVPAGPLDMWTSPPFTPEIRDGWLYGRGAGDMKSGTIAALYALDAIRHAGLKPTARIHLQSVIEEESTGLGALSTVQRGYRADACLIPEPTDGHLVRAQVGVIWFRIKVRGRPAHVFEAGVGANAIKAATYLIAALEGLEAEWNARAVGHRHFKDVHHPLNFNPGIIKGGDWASSVPAWCDVDCRIAILPGWKLADCQKEIVACVEAAARQHPFLANNPPQVEWSGFMSEGFELTDAADAESVLRQSYETVYGGRLEEWSFTAITDTRYYAHQGIPCLCFGAKAQRMHGFDECVELESLKKTTRAIALFVADWCGVEKA
- a CDS encoding cytochrome P450 yields the protein MSLVDDPADVLAEIQKTPAARTPLVPPRPPLAPQTMSTLRRLTTMRTNGIATWSERAYQEDMLQGSFFGRSSFTLNSPAWIRHVLIDNYENYRRTPAGIRVLQPMLGEGLLLAEGKTWKHQRRTLAPAFTPRAVNTLVPHMLDVTNETIQELAGQQGQPIDLREAMQRMTLEIAGRTMFSFGMTEHGTALRNFVIEYSANLARPRLFDLLLPLGWPTFQDIQRRFFRRRWTSFVRKLIVERRATAKPDAAPRDLFDLMVGASDPETGQAFSDDNLIDQVATMILAGHETTATALFWSLYLLAQDPASQDEVAREARAARTAGGEPEIEQLKFTRAVLDETMRLYPPAYLIARSASGPDVIDGKAVKKGDAIFIAPWLLHRHQKLWDNPDAFIPQRFLSGTAPDRFAYLPFGVGPRVCIGAHFALVESTLALAKIVGQFRIELLSTQPVMPVGVVTTQPDYSPMFSTTQR